In Anaerolineae bacterium, the DNA window TTTTTCGGTTCTCGCGGCAGAAATTGCGGCTGCTCTCAAAGCTGGTGACAAACTTTTATGCTTTCAGAAGGTGTTCAGAATTATCTCTTCCGGACGACGTTCCCCGACGATGCGTCCGTCTCGCAGCAGCAGGATTCGGTCTGCGCAGCGAGCCACCCATGGATTGTGAGTGACGAGGATGATGGTCATTCCCAGGTCGCGGTTCAACTCCCGCATGAGAGCGACAATTTCAGCTCCACTTTGAGAGTCCAGGTTGCCCGTTGGCTCATCAGCCAGGAGGATGACCGGGCGATTTGCCAGAGCACGCGCTATAGCCACCCGCTGTCGTTCTCCACCCGACATCTGGCTGGGCAGGTGGTTCATCCGATCGCGCAGGCCCACCCGTTCCAGCAATTCTTCCGCTCGCCTTCGGCGCTCCCGGCGGCTGATGGGCTGGCCTATCATGGGCACTTCCACGTTTTCCCGCGCCGTCAATGTGGGAATAAGGTTGTGCAGCTGGAAGACAAAACCCACCGTCCGAGCCCGGAAGGTGTCCAGGTCCCGAATCCGGGCCAGATCCTGCCCGTTCACCCAAACTTCCCCGCTTGTGGGCCTGTCCAGTGCACCGAGGATGTGGAGCAGCGTGGATTTTCCGGAGCCGGAAGGCCCCATGATGGCGACGAATTCCCCACGGCCCACGGTCATCGTCAGCCCATTTAGCGCCCGGACTTCCACACCCTCTCTGTAAACTTTCACCAAGTCCCGCACGACGACAATGGGTTCTCTTTCCACAGCCATCGCTCCCTTTATTCTTCAATGTCCACAAACGCTGTCATTCCCCAGCGCAGGGCTGGGTCCATCTCTTCCAAGGCGATGATGGCGGTGTAGCGCACCCCGCCAGCCCCTGGCTCCGCCATCGGGTAGATGCGGATAATCCGACCTTTAAACACCCGGCCCGGCACTGCATCAAAAGTAACGGTTACTTTCTGGCCCACTTGCGCTCGCACTACGTCCACTTCGTCCAGATCGGTAGTTTCCACCTGTAGCGTGTTCAGGTCTCCCAGTGTCACCAGCGGTTGGCCAGGCACGACCAGTTCTCCAGCCCGGACATGAACCCGGCCAATAGTTCCAGCAAAGGGCGCGCGGATTTCACAGCGGCTCAGGGTCAGCCGCGCTGCCTCCAGGGCAGCACGGGCACGGATTACCTCAGCTTCGGCTACGGCGATTTCTTCCGGCCTTGGCCCTGCTTCCAGCCGTGCCAGCCGGACTCTGGCTTGCT includes these proteins:
- a CDS encoding ABC transporter ATP-binding protein, which codes for MVVVRDLVKVYREGVEVRALNGLTMTVGRGEFVAIMGPSGSGKSTLLHILGALDRPTSGEVWVNGQDLARIRDLDTFRARTVGFVFQLHNLIPTLTARENVEVPMIGQPISRRERRRRAEELLERVGLRDRMNHLPSQMSGGERQRVAIARALANRPVILLADEPTGNLDSQSGAEIVALMRELNRDLGMTIILVTHNPWVARCADRILLLRDGRIVGERRPEEIILNTF